A region of Photobacterium sanguinicancri DNA encodes the following proteins:
- a CDS encoding ABC transporter ATP-binding protein translates to MTNPQISIRNLCVDYITDAGDVRAVNNVSFDIGKGEVFGLAGESGCGKSTVAMALMRLHKPPAFITGGEVLFDGQGDILKLSEADMTAFRWSQMSMVFQSAMNALNPVLTMEDQFCDVLMRHTNMSRKDAIRRAQGLLEIVDIHPNRLRDYPHQFSGGMRQRLVIAIALALNPKMIIMDEPTTALDVVVQREILQKIYALKEEFGFSILFITHDLSLMVEFSDRIGIMYSGELVEVAPSKEILEKPFHPYTEGLGSSFPPLTGPKTRLTGIPGNPLNLLEVPQGCRFQARCTKVHGACSSIPTQLRQLEPNRFSNCHLFNKSS, encoded by the coding sequence ATGACTAATCCACAAATCTCCATCCGCAACCTCTGCGTGGATTACATTACTGATGCTGGTGATGTCCGCGCCGTGAATAACGTAAGTTTCGATATCGGTAAAGGCGAAGTGTTTGGTTTGGCTGGTGAATCTGGCTGCGGTAAATCAACCGTTGCGATGGCCTTAATGCGCCTACATAAGCCGCCTGCATTCATCACTGGTGGAGAAGTGCTATTTGATGGGCAAGGTGACATTCTCAAGCTCAGTGAAGCCGATATGACGGCATTCCGCTGGAGCCAAATGTCGATGGTATTCCAAAGTGCAATGAATGCACTCAACCCTGTACTCACCATGGAAGATCAGTTCTGCGATGTGCTCATGCGCCACACTAACATGAGCCGCAAAGATGCTATTCGCCGTGCACAGGGGTTATTAGAAATCGTAGATATTCACCCTAATCGTTTACGTGATTACCCTCACCAGTTTTCTGGTGGTATGCGTCAGCGTTTGGTTATCGCTATCGCTCTCGCGTTAAACCCGAAAATGATCATCATGGATGAGCCAACCACGGCGCTTGATGTGGTGGTACAACGTGAAATTCTTCAAAAGATCTATGCGCTAAAAGAGGAGTTTGGCTTCTCTATCTTGTTCATTACCCATGACTTGTCGCTCATGGTCGAGTTCTCAGATCGCATTGGCATTATGTATTCCGGTGAGTTAGTCGAAGTTGCGCCATCAAAAGAGATCTTGGAAAAACCGTTCCACCCATACACGGAAGGGTTAGGAAGTTCATTTCCACCACTTACTGGGCCTAAAACGCGATTAACGGGTATTCCTGGTAATCCGTTGAACCTGTTAGAAGTTCCACAAGGCTGCCGCTTCCAAGCGCGTTGCACCAAAGTCCATGGCGCGTGTTCTAGTATCCCTACTCAACTTCGTCAACTAGAACCTAATCGCTTTTCAAACTGCCACCTTTTCAATAAAAGCAGTTAA
- the rsmC gene encoding 16S rRNA (guanine(1207)-N(2))-methyltransferase RsmC — MSYTAASQVVARQLEFFENRKVLVVGELSDDYPLALVDVAQSVSVFTTNYAYHKQISRSLKVVSHFGAELTADLDIDMILLYWPKAKAEADYLLSMVLAKFGTGTEICIVGENRSGVRSAEKMFTPYGPLTKYDSARRCGFYWGRCDNPAQPFELSAWFRNYPLTVAGTEITIRSLPGVFSHGEFDKGSELLLNTLPKLRGKVLDFGCGAGVIGAVMKTNNPSIELELCDISALALESARETFKLNNLEAKFTATDVFTELPGSYNYLVSNPPFHSGLKTCYEPTENFIAQAPQHLHNDGALIIVANSFLQYPPLIQKSFGECRTAATTNKFNIYAAKK, encoded by the coding sequence ATGTCCTATACCGCAGCCAGTCAGGTCGTTGCACGTCAACTTGAGTTTTTTGAGAACCGTAAAGTACTTGTCGTCGGTGAACTCAGCGATGACTATCCGCTGGCATTGGTAGACGTTGCCCAGTCTGTGTCGGTATTTACCACCAACTATGCCTACCACAAACAAATCAGCCGCTCACTAAAAGTGGTTAGTCACTTTGGCGCTGAACTCACGGCAGATTTAGATATCGACATGATCCTACTGTACTGGCCTAAAGCCAAAGCAGAAGCGGATTATTTGCTATCGATGGTATTGGCAAAATTTGGTACCGGTACCGAAATCTGTATTGTGGGTGAAAACCGCAGTGGTGTACGTAGCGCAGAAAAAATGTTTACGCCATACGGGCCACTCACCAAATATGATTCGGCTCGCCGTTGTGGTTTTTATTGGGGCCGTTGCGATAACCCAGCACAACCTTTTGAGCTTTCAGCATGGTTCCGTAATTACCCATTAACGGTTGCAGGTACAGAGATCACTATTCGATCTTTACCTGGTGTATTTAGCCACGGTGAATTCGATAAAGGTTCAGAATTACTGCTGAATACTCTACCTAAACTTCGCGGCAAAGTGCTCGATTTTGGTTGTGGTGCTGGTGTGATCGGTGCAGTAATGAAAACCAATAACCCAAGCATTGAATTAGAACTGTGTGACATCAGTGCGCTGGCGCTTGAGTCAGCAAGAGAAACCTTCAAGCTCAATAACCTTGAAGCCAAATTTACCGCAACAGATGTATTTACCGAACTGCCAGGTTCATACAATTACTTGGTGAGTAATCCTCCGTTCCATTCAGGGCTAAAAACCTGTTACGAACCAACGGAAAACTTTATTGCCCAAGCGCCACAACACTTACACAACGATGGTGCACTTATTATTGTGGCAAACAGCTTCTTACAGTACCCACCACTGATTCAAAAAAGCTTCGGTGAGTGTCGTACGGCAGCGACAACCAATAAATTCAATATTTACGCTGCGAAAAAATAG
- a CDS encoding ABC transporter permease, which translates to MKGLIKLLSSNPKALFGLSIILVFLFGSIFAPLITEHAPNKRTGNPHEYPAFVVKAAQNNPDGWVATNLADSKRTLRMSKDADHVLGTTRMGRDIWSQVVYGARTSLAVGFGAGIMVCFLATIIGVSAGYFGGRVDDILSAAMNIMLVIPQMPLLFVIAAFIGEAGPTTIALVIGITSWAWGARVVRAQTLSIREKEFIKAAEVLGESPARIIFVEILPNLISIVGASFIGSVMLAIMTEATLSFLGLGNPSTISWGIMLYNVQTSSSMLVGAWWELLVPCLALTFIAVGLALLNFAVDEIANPQLRSHKGMRRWKNLANKKDKAPAMTEAPQPALQGGDK; encoded by the coding sequence ATGAAAGGTTTAATTAAACTACTCTCAAGTAATCCAAAAGCGCTTTTTGGTTTATCGATTATCCTAGTTTTTCTCTTTGGTTCGATTTTTGCTCCGCTCATTACCGAGCATGCACCAAACAAAAGAACAGGTAACCCACACGAATACCCAGCTTTCGTCGTAAAAGCGGCACAAAACAACCCTGATGGCTGGGTAGCGACCAACCTTGCTGACAGTAAGCGTACATTACGCATGTCAAAAGATGCTGACCATGTACTAGGCACCACCCGTATGGGCCGTGATATTTGGTCGCAAGTAGTTTATGGCGCACGCACCTCACTGGCTGTAGGTTTTGGTGCCGGCATCATGGTGTGTTTCCTTGCAACCATTATTGGTGTATCCGCAGGTTACTTTGGCGGGCGGGTCGATGACATACTTTCTGCCGCCATGAACATCATGCTGGTTATACCGCAAATGCCATTACTGTTCGTTATTGCCGCCTTCATTGGTGAAGCAGGGCCGACCACTATTGCACTGGTTATCGGGATAACCTCCTGGGCGTGGGGTGCGAGGGTTGTTAGAGCACAAACCCTGTCAATTCGAGAAAAAGAGTTCATCAAAGCAGCTGAAGTACTCGGTGAGTCACCAGCACGTATTATCTTTGTAGAAATCCTACCTAACCTGATTTCTATCGTCGGTGCTAGCTTCATTGGTTCCGTTATGCTCGCCATCATGACCGAAGCAACCTTGTCATTCCTTGGCTTAGGTAACCCAAGCACCATTAGCTGGGGCATCATGCTGTACAACGTACAAACCTCATCATCAATGCTAGTTGGCGCATGGTGGGAATTGTTAGTCCCTTGTCTGGCTCTGACGTTCATTGCCGTAGGCCTTGCTCTACTTAACTTCGCCGTTGATGAAATTGCCAACCCGCAACTTCGTTCACACAAAGGCATGCGTCGCTGGAAAAATCTCGCGAATAAAAAAGACAAAGCGCCAGCAATGACTGAAGCACCTCAACCCGCTCTTCAAGGAGGCGATAAATAA
- a CDS encoding ABC transporter substrate-binding protein, producing the protein MLANIKKTKLALAVVAAATTVFTAPIAAAAERSELTMVPKFYPTFVRNFNPYLQTQLDTVQDFIYEPLVVFNELKGNQPVMRLAKDYYMSDDLMKVTFEIRDGVKWSDGKAFTAQDVAFTFNMLKEHPELDRTGINKRLKGVKVSGDKVTFELTEANSNVPYLISKVSVVAKHIWDKIEDPTRFTNTNPVGTGPFTEIETFTPQLYTQCRNPNYWDNGNLDVDCLRLPQVAGNDQFLGQVLSGQFDWTYSFIPDVDSTYAAASPNNKYWYPAGGSQAFMFNYKSPNAGNSEAINNVDFRRAFSMAIDRETIIDIAFYGGGVVNDYASGLGQAFASWSDNAVYNKYKPYMTYNVNNAKALLKKAGFKDRNGDGFVETPSGKSLELVIQSPNGWTDFNNTVQLSVEMLEEVGIKAKASTPDFSVYNQTMLDAKFDVAYTNYFHGADPYTYWDSAYHSRFQANEGMPRFALHYWKSAELDKLLDGFYKTADRDEQVQIAHKIQKIIAENQVTVPVMSGAYTSQYNTSRFTGWWNEKNPKGRPMPITNTQERLLQVLDLKPKA; encoded by the coding sequence ATGCTTGCCAATATTAAGAAAACCAAGTTAGCACTTGCGGTAGTTGCCGCTGCTACAACAGTATTCACAGCGCCAATTGCCGCTGCAGCTGAACGTAGTGAACTAACTATGGTACCTAAGTTCTACCCTACATTTGTTCGTAACTTTAACCCTTACCTTCAAACTCAGTTAGATACAGTTCAAGACTTTATCTACGAGCCACTTGTGGTATTTAATGAGTTAAAAGGTAATCAGCCAGTCATGCGTTTGGCGAAAGACTACTACATGTCTGACGACCTAATGAAAGTGACATTTGAAATTCGCGATGGTGTTAAGTGGTCTGATGGTAAAGCGTTTACTGCACAGGATGTAGCCTTTACATTCAACATGCTAAAAGAGCACCCAGAGCTTGACCGTACGGGTATCAACAAGCGCCTAAAAGGCGTGAAAGTGTCTGGCGATAAAGTAACGTTTGAACTAACGGAAGCAAACTCAAACGTACCTTACCTAATTTCTAAAGTTTCAGTTGTTGCGAAGCATATTTGGGACAAAATTGAAGATCCAACACGCTTTACCAACACCAACCCTGTAGGTACTGGTCCATTTACAGAAATCGAGACATTCACACCACAGCTTTACACCCAATGTCGTAACCCTAACTACTGGGATAATGGCAACCTTGACGTTGATTGTCTTCGCCTACCACAAGTTGCAGGTAATGATCAGTTCCTAGGTCAGGTTCTAAGTGGCCAATTTGACTGGACTTACTCTTTCATTCCAGATGTAGATAGCACATACGCAGCAGCTAGCCCGAACAATAAATACTGGTACCCAGCAGGTGGTAGCCAAGCATTTATGTTCAACTACAAATCGCCAAATGCAGGTAACTCAGAAGCAATTAACAACGTTGATTTCCGTCGTGCATTCTCTATGGCTATCGACCGTGAGACTATTATCGATATCGCATTCTACGGCGGCGGTGTTGTGAATGATTACGCATCAGGTCTTGGCCAAGCATTTGCTTCATGGTCTGATAATGCGGTTTACAACAAGTACAAGCCATACATGACGTACAACGTCAATAATGCGAAAGCACTACTGAAAAAAGCTGGCTTCAAAGATCGTAACGGCGATGGTTTCGTTGAAACACCATCAGGTAAGAGCCTTGAGCTTGTTATCCAATCACCAAACGGTTGGACTGACTTCAACAACACAGTACAGCTAAGTGTTGAAATGCTAGAAGAAGTCGGTATCAAAGCGAAAGCAAGCACACCAGACTTCTCTGTATACAACCAAACCATGCTAGATGCTAAGTTTGATGTGGCTTACACCAACTACTTCCACGGTGCGGATCCATACACTTACTGGGATAGTGCTTACCACTCACGCTTCCAAGCAAACGAAGGTATGCCTCGCTTCGCACTTCACTACTGGAAGAGCGCAGAGCTAGACAAACTGCTTGATGGCTTCTACAAAACAGCAGACCGTGATGAGCAAGTTCAGATCGCACATAAGATCCAGAAAATCATCGCAGAAAACCAAGTTACCGTTCCTGTAATGTCTGGTGCGTACACTTCTCAATACAACACCTCTCGCTTTACGGGTTGGTGGAACGAGAAAAATCCGAAAGGCCGTCCAATGCCAATCACCAATACGCAAGAACGTCTGCTACAAGTACTTGATCTAAAACCTAAAGCATAA
- a CDS encoding ABC transporter ATP-binding protein, whose product MSKPTGSPIIEGKNLVKDFPVSSNSLKKSMMRAINDVSFKMYKSRGLSVVGESGSGKSTTAKMIAKMYAPTSGHIEYFGRDIADINSQKDLMQYRQGVQMVWQDPFGSLNPTHTIFHHIARPLLIHNKVSKNNKKELEEHVYSLLEQVGLIPPKETAEKYPHQLSGGQRQRVNLARNIAVGAEVVLADEPTSMLDVSIRAGVLNLMEEMKFEREMALLYITHDIATARYIAEDLAVMYVGHMVEWGDTEEIIHDPQHPYTQLLVSAVPDPSKSIHEKLKGNKGEIPLWTPESLGCPFAGRCTHVTEQCRDKLPGITQLSDNHFVRCYLYEN is encoded by the coding sequence ATGAGCAAGCCAACAGGATCACCAATTATTGAAGGGAAAAATCTAGTTAAAGATTTTCCCGTCAGCAGTAACTCCTTAAAGAAATCAATGATGCGAGCCATCAATGATGTCTCATTCAAAATGTACAAAAGCCGTGGTCTATCAGTGGTAGGCGAATCAGGTTCGGGCAAATCAACAACGGCGAAAATGATTGCCAAAATGTACGCCCCAACGTCTGGCCACATTGAATACTTTGGTCGAGATATTGCCGACATTAACAGCCAAAAAGACTTAATGCAGTACCGCCAAGGTGTGCAGATGGTATGGCAGGACCCCTTTGGTTCATTAAACCCAACCCATACCATTTTTCACCATATCGCTCGCCCTTTACTGATCCATAATAAAGTCAGTAAAAACAACAAAAAAGAGCTAGAAGAGCACGTCTACAGCTTGCTGGAACAAGTGGGGCTGATCCCACCCAAAGAGACTGCTGAAAAGTACCCACACCAACTATCGGGTGGCCAACGTCAGCGTGTCAATCTTGCACGTAACATCGCGGTTGGTGCAGAGGTAGTACTGGCTGATGAGCCAACATCCATGCTCGACGTTTCTATCCGTGCCGGTGTGCTTAACCTAATGGAAGAGATGAAATTCGAACGTGAAATGGCGTTACTTTACATCACGCATGATATCGCTACGGCGCGCTACATTGCCGAAGATCTTGCCGTCATGTACGTCGGCCATATGGTTGAGTGGGGGGATACGGAAGAGATCATCCACGATCCACAACACCCATACACTCAATTATTAGTCTCTGCCGTACCCGATCCAAGTAAATCCATTCATGAAAAACTGAAAGGCAATAAAGGTGAGATTCCATTGTGGACGCCTGAAAGCTTGGGTTGCCCATTTGCTGGCCGTTGTACGCATGTCACCGAACAATGCCGCGACAAACTGCCAGGTATCACCCAGTTGTCTGATAATCACTTTGTTCGTTGTTACTTATACGAAAACTAA
- a CDS encoding response regulator, with amino-acid sequence MKNITQFKRLQNTLMIAFLVLSITPLTLSALFFMNSHTKDLVEQSTSHLASLLDNKKKQLNNFFTAKESEAQSFARSELANASGGRFYGLVGAFHQLGELPSKLDDNNRSTYFTHTLTEKGKSINAHSTNYIGHERYRLMYKRYHWAFEEYLKRSDFSDIMLVDIKGNVVYSVNHPERFGIGLNDPRFSGSELSNTFKAIKEQTSDMQSQPEQVPIAFTDFSANKDQSSQTAWFAAPVIQQGYLHSYVFFELSNKRISSLIADTPPTSNYVQTLLVGSDHQPRIPTTSEGSNPLNSESINQALEGNIGVGSFLNFSQTPVLSAFSPINVLGNTWALVVELPEEEAFARIRQIEKIFLVAMITAIVLVIIASHLLSNSITAPLLRLTWAAERVSAGDLDQKIEGIERSDEIGRLAVSFARMQRSVREKISLIRDQNTELEQNLKVIQQQNKELQVTDKLKDEFLATTSHELRTPLHGMVGIAESLLAGANGPVQASQRRQLEMLINSGQRLTNLVDDLLDYHKMRYGDLDINKHAVDLSSATHLVLELSRHLVGSKPIRIINQIPADLPPVLADEQRLEQVLYNLIGNAIKYTSEGKIVLSAMVLENQIRVQVVDTGQGIHPEQLEHIFEPLIQANTGSSHYRQGAGLGLSISRQLIELMGGRLYVSSQPMVGATFSFTLNLASDQDIADSKLGNTNHFTAPTLGVSSCKDEALPNNPDGELLLIVDDEPVNLQVLNNFLRLEGYQVLTAESGPQALKLMDQHQPALILLDIMMPEMSGYEVCQHLRQQYDLRELPIIMLSALGQVQDRVKGFEYGANDYLAKPFNKEELIARIGAHIQAGKAEQQRQHNLVLQQEIDRREQVEEGLLETQTRLMGLLESTSEAIVCVQNEGRVRYANAAAGKLFRRAPEQLERHNIDDILMTHLPDDISQSHHFNGQLTFRIGDELKALDTDVINLPEESGLKRMFIFDNIGPSAQHRISELESAIDVLSGFAFDGDRNNLQQLRELGGEFTRLADKLGSDNKDKGSIVRELLVEVMKTTLTTWEQTTQKTKFDLAEESGLWRVYLDRSTLQTRTLDKYLHVETLPKTPRWRTVLSTINFVMARCDEHSSAHQELMVKRDKLQHLITQ; translated from the coding sequence ATGAAAAACATCACGCAATTTAAGCGCCTCCAAAATACCTTAATGATCGCTTTTTTAGTGCTCAGCATTACCCCCTTAACGCTGTCTGCGCTGTTTTTCATGAACTCACATACCAAAGATTTGGTTGAACAAAGTACCTCGCACCTAGCATCACTGCTTGATAATAAAAAGAAACAGCTTAATAACTTCTTTACGGCAAAAGAATCTGAAGCACAAAGTTTTGCTCGCTCAGAACTCGCCAATGCCAGTGGCGGTCGATTTTATGGTTTAGTGGGTGCTTTCCATCAGCTAGGTGAACTCCCAAGCAAACTCGATGACAATAATCGCAGCACCTATTTCACCCATACGCTCACCGAAAAAGGCAAATCAATTAATGCGCATAGCACTAATTATATCGGCCACGAACGTTATCGATTAATGTACAAACGCTATCACTGGGCCTTTGAGGAATACTTAAAACGATCTGACTTTAGTGACATCATGCTGGTCGATATTAAGGGTAATGTGGTGTATTCCGTCAATCACCCTGAACGATTTGGCATTGGTTTAAACGATCCTCGCTTTTCTGGCAGCGAGCTCAGCAACACCTTTAAAGCTATTAAAGAACAAACAAGTGATATGCAAAGCCAGCCTGAACAGGTACCTATTGCATTCACTGACTTTTCAGCGAATAAAGATCAATCGTCACAAACGGCATGGTTTGCCGCGCCTGTTATTCAGCAAGGCTACTTACACAGTTATGTCTTTTTTGAACTCAGTAATAAGCGGATCAGCTCCCTAATTGCAGACACACCACCCACCAGTAACTACGTGCAAACATTGCTAGTCGGCAGCGATCATCAGCCAAGGATCCCAACCACCAGCGAAGGCAGTAACCCACTAAACAGTGAGAGTATTAACCAAGCTCTCGAAGGAAATATCGGGGTCGGTAGCTTTTTAAACTTTAGTCAAACACCAGTACTCAGTGCCTTTTCCCCGATCAATGTTCTTGGTAACACTTGGGCTTTAGTGGTTGAACTTCCGGAAGAGGAAGCTTTTGCTCGGATCCGTCAAATAGAAAAAATATTCCTCGTCGCCATGATCACCGCGATTGTGCTGGTCATCATTGCTTCGCATTTACTTTCCAATTCAATTACCGCCCCCCTATTGCGCCTTACCTGGGCTGCAGAACGGGTATCTGCAGGCGATTTAGATCAGAAAATTGAAGGTATTGAACGGAGTGATGAAATTGGCCGATTGGCCGTTAGTTTTGCCCGAATGCAACGCTCTGTCCGTGAAAAAATAAGCCTAATCCGCGATCAAAATACCGAATTAGAACAAAACCTTAAAGTGATACAGCAACAAAACAAAGAACTTCAAGTTACCGACAAGCTAAAAGATGAATTCCTTGCGACCACTTCGCATGAACTGCGTACCCCACTGCACGGCATGGTTGGCATTGCAGAGTCCCTTTTAGCCGGTGCGAATGGCCCAGTACAAGCATCGCAGCGTCGTCAACTGGAGATGCTGATCAATAGTGGCCAGCGATTAACAAACCTAGTGGATGATTTATTGGATTACCACAAGATGCGTTATGGCGATCTCGACATCAATAAACATGCGGTGGATCTATCCTCTGCAACACATCTAGTACTTGAATTATCACGCCACTTGGTTGGCAGTAAACCAATTCGCATCATTAACCAGATCCCTGCTGATTTGCCACCCGTTTTAGCTGATGAACAACGCTTAGAGCAAGTGCTTTATAACCTGATAGGCAATGCCATTAAGTACACCTCGGAAGGTAAAATTGTCTTGTCTGCAATGGTGCTAGAAAATCAGATCCGAGTCCAAGTGGTTGATACCGGACAAGGGATCCACCCAGAGCAACTGGAACACATTTTTGAACCCTTAATCCAAGCCAATACGGGATCATCACACTATAGACAAGGTGCAGGACTAGGCTTATCAATCAGCCGACAGTTGATCGAACTAATGGGCGGTCGCTTGTATGTCAGTAGCCAGCCTATGGTAGGGGCGACATTTAGCTTCACCTTGAATCTTGCGAGTGACCAAGATATTGCAGACAGTAAGCTCGGCAATACCAACCATTTCACAGCACCTACATTGGGGGTTTCAAGTTGTAAAGATGAAGCACTACCAAATAATCCTGATGGTGAGTTGCTACTGATAGTTGATGATGAGCCCGTGAATTTACAGGTGCTAAACAACTTTTTACGCCTTGAAGGTTACCAAGTGCTCACGGCGGAAAGTGGTCCCCAAGCGCTTAAGTTAATGGATCAACATCAGCCAGCATTGATTCTGCTCGATATCATGATGCCAGAAATGAGCGGCTATGAAGTATGCCAGCACTTACGCCAACAATATGACCTACGAGAGTTACCAATCATTATGCTCTCAGCACTAGGACAAGTGCAGGATCGCGTCAAAGGCTTTGAGTATGGCGCCAATGACTATTTAGCAAAGCCGTTTAATAAAGAAGAATTAATCGCTCGTATTGGAGCCCATATTCAAGCAGGGAAAGCCGAACAACAACGCCAGCATAACCTTGTTCTGCAACAAGAAATAGACCGCCGAGAACAAGTGGAAGAAGGGTTACTCGAAACCCAAACCCGTTTAATGGGTTTACTCGAATCGACCAGCGAAGCCATTGTTTGTGTGCAAAATGAAGGGCGGGTACGTTACGCTAATGCAGCTGCAGGAAAGCTCTTTAGACGAGCACCGGAGCAGCTCGAACGCCATAATATTGATGATATATTGATGACCCACTTACCGGATGATATTAGCCAAAGTCACCATTTTAATGGCCAGCTTACCTTCCGGATCGGTGATGAGCTCAAAGCGCTTGATACCGATGTGATCAATTTACCTGAAGAGTCAGGGCTTAAGCGTATGTTTATCTTCGATAATATAGGCCCTTCTGCCCAACATCGTATCAGTGAGTTAGAAAGCGCTATTGATGTACTCTCTGGGTTTGCTTTTGATGGTGATAGAAATAACCTTCAGCAACTGCGTGAATTAGGTGGTGAATTTACGCGCCTAGCGGATAAGCTTGGTAGTGATAACAAAGATAAAGGCAGTATCGTGCGTGAATTACTGGTGGAGGTAATGAAAACAACTCTCACCACATGGGAGCAAACAACCCAAAAGACTAAATTCGATTTAGCCGAAGAAAGCGGATTATGGCGGGTTTACCTCGATCGAAGTACTTTACAGACACGTACATTAGATAAGTATCTACACGTTGAAACACTGCCTAAAACCCCCCGTTGGCGCACAGTGCTCAGTACCATTAACTTTGTGATGGCACGCTGTGACGAGCATTCCAGCGCACATCAAGAACTGATGGTAAAACGCGATAAACTGCAGCACCTTATCACGCAATAA
- a CDS encoding ABC transporter permease gives MGFFIRRLSFYLIALLFAITLNFILPRAMPGDPVTMMFANASVQVTPERIAAMKELLGFVDGPIYQQYFIYLQGIFAWDLGISIQTFPQTVNEVMAGAVGWSLFLAGTAVILAFCLGSVLGIYAAWKRGSKYDAFISPGMMVVQAVPPVVVAMLVLYTFAIGTKWFPSTYAYTAGTVPDWTSWAFIKDVAYHAVLPLFCATIIQIGGFLINMRNNMINLLNEDYITMAKGKGLSERRVVFNYAARNAMLPSVTALSMALGMAIGGQLIIEMIFNYPGLGTVLLNAIKARDYQVLQGQLLIMTLFMLFFNFMADILIVALDPRLRKGGK, from the coding sequence ATGGGATTCTTTATACGTCGGTTATCGTTTTATTTGATAGCGCTTTTATTTGCAATAACACTGAATTTTATTTTGCCGCGAGCAATGCCAGGTGACCCAGTGACAATGATGTTTGCGAATGCATCAGTCCAAGTAACACCAGAACGCATTGCGGCAATGAAAGAACTACTGGGCTTTGTTGATGGCCCTATTTACCAACAATACTTTATTTACCTACAAGGTATTTTTGCTTGGGACTTGGGTATTTCTATCCAAACCTTCCCGCAAACAGTAAACGAAGTAATGGCAGGCGCTGTTGGTTGGTCACTATTCCTAGCTGGTACCGCGGTTATCTTGGCTTTCTGCCTTGGTTCGGTATTGGGTATTTACGCGGCATGGAAACGCGGCAGTAAATATGATGCCTTCATATCACCAGGCATGATGGTTGTTCAAGCCGTCCCGCCGGTTGTTGTCGCCATGCTGGTACTTTACACCTTTGCCATCGGCACTAAATGGTTCCCGTCTACCTACGCATACACAGCAGGTACAGTACCTGATTGGACAAGCTGGGCATTCATTAAAGATGTGGCTTACCACGCTGTACTTCCTTTGTTCTGCGCCACCATCATTCAAATTGGCGGCTTCTTGATCAACATGCGTAACAACATGATCAACTTACTGAACGAAGATTACATCACCATGGCTAAAGGTAAGGGCCTAAGTGAACGCCGAGTGGTATTCAACTACGCAGCACGTAACGCCATGCTACCAAGTGTCACCGCGCTATCCATGGCACTAGGGATGGCCATTGGTGGTCAGCTAATTATTGAGATGATTTTTAACTACCCGGGCTTAGGTACCGTACTACTGAACGCTATCAAAGCACGTGACTACCAAGTACTTCAAGGTCAGCTGCTTATTATGACGCTGTTCATGCTGTTCTTTAATTTCATGGCCGACATCCTCATCGTGGCACTTGACCCTCGTCTACGTAAAGGCGGTAAATAA